The following is a genomic window from Pseudoalteromonas rubra.
ATAACGGCTGCATTAGCTGAGTCTGGACAGTTGTCCAGACTGTTAAAAATGAATCGAAAGGGGTGCAGAGCACCCCTTTTTATATGGGAAATAACAACAATGAAAAAAGTCGTTTTAATCACGGGAGGTAGCCGGGGGATCGGTGCGGCAAGCGCCAAGTTGCTTGCTGGGCAGGGTTATCAGGTAGCCGTTAATTATAAATCTAACCATGCAGCTGCTGAGCAGGTGGTTGCGCAGATCCGCGCACAAGGGGGCATTGCGGATAGTTTTGCCGCTGATATTTGCGAAGAGGCCCAGGTGGTTCAGCTGTGCGAAGACATCAAATCACAATTGGGGCCTATCTCACATCTGGTCAACAATGCCGGAGTGCTGGCTACTCAAATGCGCGTGGAAGACATGACAGCTGAACGCATTAATCAGATGTTGTGCACCAATGTTACGCCCTACTTTATCTGCGCCAGAGAGGTGCTTAAGCAGATCCGTGCGTATCATCAGGCGGACATGTGTGCCATCGTGAATGTGTCATCGGCGGCTTCCTATCTTGGAGCCGCAAATGAGTATGTAGACTATGCGGCAGCCAAAGGTGCCATTGACAGCTTCACACGCGGCTTATCTCTGGAGCTCGCGTCAGACGGGATCCGTGTGAATTGTGTCCGTCCGGGGTGTATCTATACAGATATTCATGCCGATGGTGGTGAACCTGACAGAGTCGACAGGCTGGCTTCATACTTGCCATTGCAACGAGGTGGCAAACCCGAAGAGGTGGCCAGTGCCATCGCCTGGTTGCTCAGTGAACAGGCAAGCTATGCAACAGGTACTTTTATTGATTTAGCTGGTGGAAAGTAGCTTAAAGCGCCAACCGATGGAAGTGAGTAACATAATACCAGGGGGACAACGTGATAAAACGCATACGTACATTGCTCTCCTGTTTGGTTGTTTTGGCTCTGAGCTGTTGTTCAATCTTTTACAGGCAGGAAGCACTTTATGATAAACGCATCACCGCCTTGTGCCTGTTTGGTCATTAATTCTCGTGTACTTCTATAGATGAAGTTTAATCTATTATTAATTATTTGTTCATTTTCCCGGTTTGGGTATAATCTCGGATTGAATTTTATTCAGAGAGATTGTCTTTTGTTGTGCTAAGGCAAATAAAATCAGTCAGGGATTTTGGAAAATATGAAAACGATAATACAAATAATAAGCTTGTTATTTCTGTTT
Proteins encoded in this region:
- a CDS encoding SDR family oxidoreductase, giving the protein MKKVVLITGGSRGIGAASAKLLAGQGYQVAVNYKSNHAAAEQVVAQIRAQGGIADSFAADICEEAQVVQLCEDIKSQLGPISHLVNNAGVLATQMRVEDMTAERINQMLCTNVTPYFICAREVLKQIRAYHQADMCAIVNVSSAASYLGAANEYVDYAAAKGAIDSFTRGLSLELASDGIRVNCVRPGCIYTDIHADGGEPDRVDRLASYLPLQRGGKPEEVASAIAWLLSEQASYATGTFIDLAGGK